In the genome of Carnobacterium pleistocenium FTR1, one region contains:
- the rpe gene encoding ribulose-phosphate 3-epimerase produces MTIIATSILSADYMNLGAELESIEKAGVDYLHFDVMDGHFVPNLTFGPEMVAQMNKKTRLPLDVHLMIEKPEQSIAQYAKAGAMIITVHYEACTDLKKVVNLIKENGCKAGVVINPDTPAEKIKEFLPDVSMVLQMTVKPGFGGQKFIDSTLNNIKKLTKWREEEGYDFLIEVDGGINKDTAAVCVENGVDVLVVGSYFIDSPDRVKLVEELHSL; encoded by the coding sequence ATGACAATTATTGCCACTTCAATCCTCTCTGCTGATTATATGAACTTAGGAGCGGAACTAGAATCTATTGAAAAAGCTGGAGTAGATTACTTACATTTTGACGTTATGGATGGACATTTTGTACCTAATTTGACATTCGGGCCAGAGATGGTTGCACAAATGAATAAAAAAACTCGATTACCACTAGATGTTCATTTAATGATTGAAAAACCAGAACAAAGCATCGCTCAATATGCTAAAGCAGGTGCAATGATCATTACAGTTCATTATGAAGCGTGTACTGATTTAAAAAAAGTTGTAAATTTAATTAAAGAAAATGGCTGTAAAGCAGGAGTTGTGATCAATCCCGATACTCCGGCAGAAAAGATCAAAGAATTTTTACCGGATGTTAGTATGGTGCTACAAATGACAGTAAAACCAGGGTTTGGTGGACAAAAGTTTATTGATTCCACACTAAATAACATTAAAAAATTGACTAAATGGAGAGAAGAAGAAGGCTATGACTTTTTGATTGAAGTTGATGGTGGGATAAATAAAGATACTGCAGCAGTCTGTGTTGAAAATGGAGTAGATGTATTAGTAGTTGGTTCTTATTTTATTGATTCACCAGATAGAGTTAAATTAGTAGAGGAACTTCATTCTCTATAA
- a CDS encoding SDR family NAD(P)-dependent oxidoreductase, producing the protein MKQKIVVITGSAKGIGKSIAEKFIAKGAYVVLLDYDKEAGEATEKSMQESGGNALFIQTDVSNYHSLQAARKTIYDKLGEIDILIVNAGISYLHSLKDISVEEWDRVIKINLSGSFYTIKVFYEDFSKKSAIDEGKIIFISSGSAITGTGGGAHYAASKAGQHGLMRNLVKEFGHNGVNVNAIAPRVIQTDMLAKLYPTANSKEELIKKIPIGRIGNPEDIANLAVFLASSESSYIHGQIILSDGGRTY; encoded by the coding sequence ATGAAACAAAAAATTGTCGTTATTACCGGGTCCGCAAAAGGTATTGGCAAAAGCATTGCTGAAAAGTTTATAGCTAAAGGGGCTTATGTCGTTTTATTAGATTATGATAAAGAAGCGGGTGAAGCGACGGAGAAGTCAATGCAAGAGTCCGGTGGCAATGCTTTGTTTATTCAAACGGATGTTTCAAATTATCACTCTTTACAAGCAGCAAGAAAAACAATTTATGACAAGCTTGGAGAAATTGATATTTTAATTGTCAATGCTGGTATAAGCTATTTGCATTCTCTAAAAGACATTAGTGTGGAAGAATGGGATAGGGTCATTAAAATCAATCTAAGTGGTTCTTTTTATACTATAAAAGTCTTTTATGAAGATTTTTCTAAAAAATCTGCTATTGATGAAGGCAAAATTATTTTTATTTCTTCAGGTTCTGCTATCACAGGTACTGGTGGAGGAGCTCATTATGCAGCGTCAAAAGCTGGTCAACATGGTTTGATGCGTAATTTAGTTAAAGAGTTTGGACACAATGGAGTGAACGTCAATGCGATTGCGCCAAGGGTAATTCAAACAGATATGTTAGCTAAACTGTATCCAACGGCTAATAGTAAAGAAGAACTAATAAAAAAGATACCGATAGGCCGTATTGGAAATCCAGAAGATATCGCTAACTTAGCAGTCTTTTTAGCTAGCTCCGAAAGTTCGTATATTCATGGTCAAATCATTTTATCAGATGGTGGAAGAACCTACTAG
- a CDS encoding sugar-binding transcriptional regulator: protein MNNNKDLSLLAEIAHMYYEEGAKQSEVAEAFNISRSLVSKYLSRARESGIVEIIIHDDFLHPHRNLEKKLKVKFDLTNAIVVPAQEDKQVQKKRVANAAVKFLLRKMEDKAIVAVAPGTTIYSMISSIPSTAKNHDALFVSITGGLGNKQMDIQSNVLCDLFAQKLEAKKLELHAPVTLDSEEAKNIMMSQTSIKKVLNKAKTADIAIVGIGGNPVYSTMANSYMGQMNAEDELNHPEIVGDICYNFIDKNGKLVDCEWNKRVISIELDSIKKIPLVIAVAEGKEKVESIYASIKGNLIDVLVTDSATASALLEK, encoded by the coding sequence ATGAACAATAATAAGGATCTAAGTCTTTTAGCGGAGATCGCACATATGTATTATGAAGAAGGAGCAAAGCAATCAGAGGTTGCAGAAGCGTTTAATATCAGTCGTTCTCTCGTTTCAAAATATTTATCAAGAGCTCGGGAATCGGGAATTGTAGAAATTATCATACATGATGATTTTCTTCATCCTCATAGAAATCTTGAGAAAAAATTAAAGGTGAAATTCGATTTGACTAATGCTATCGTCGTTCCAGCGCAAGAGGATAAACAAGTCCAGAAAAAGCGAGTAGCTAACGCAGCAGTTAAATTTTTGTTGAGAAAGATGGAAGATAAAGCTATTGTAGCAGTTGCTCCAGGTACGACTATTTATTCAATGATATCTTCTATTCCTTCAACTGCAAAAAATCATGATGCTTTATTTGTTTCTATTACAGGTGGACTTGGAAACAAGCAAATGGATATTCAATCAAACGTTCTATGTGACCTTTTTGCACAAAAATTAGAAGCAAAAAAATTAGAATTGCACGCCCCCGTAACGCTAGACTCTGAAGAAGCTAAAAATATCATGATGAGTCAAACATCGATAAAAAAAGTATTGAATAAAGCCAAAACAGCTGACATTGCAATAGTTGGTATAGGAGGGAATCCGGTTTATAGTACAATGGCTAATTCCTATATGGGGCAAATGAATGCTGAGGATGAGTTGAACCATCCTGAAATTGTTGGAGATATTTGTTACAATTTTATCGATAAAAATGGAAAATTAGTTGATTGTGAATGGAATAAAAGAGTCATTTCAATTGAATTAGATAGTATTAAAAAGATTCCACTTGTGATTGCAGTTGCTGAAGGTAAAGAAAAGGTTGAAAGTATCTATGCCTCAATCAAAGGAAACTTGATAGATGTGCTGGTAACAGACTCAGCTACTGCCTCTGCTCTATTAGAAAAATAA
- a CDS encoding transcriptional regulator GutM has product MQYSGLIILLVSFWLMQFYLSIRQTKDYNRVIGEMKQYKSGHLGVGIARTKFNFGPGTVMIVVTNEEGIIIDLRKMSGITVFARFKPDKKIIGQSVSSLSLTSFKKTQKRAILEALTFINSERRKGNLNELTFS; this is encoded by the coding sequence TTGCAATATTCAGGGTTAATAATTTTGTTGGTCAGCTTCTGGTTAATGCAATTCTATTTATCTATTAGACAAACAAAAGATTACAATCGTGTGATTGGAGAAATGAAACAATATAAGTCGGGGCATCTAGGAGTTGGTATTGCACGAACAAAATTTAATTTTGGACCCGGAACCGTTATGATTGTCGTTACTAATGAAGAAGGTATCATTATTGATCTTCGTAAAATGTCTGGAATCACTGTTTTTGCCCGTTTTAAACCTGACAAAAAAATAATTGGTCAATCTGTTAGCTCTTTATCTCTTACCTCTTTTAAAAAGACCCAAAAAAGAGCTATATTAGAAGCATTGACCTTTATAAACTCAGAAAGGAGAAAAGGAAATTTAAACGAGCTAACTTTTTCATAA
- a CDS encoding GNAT family N-acetyltransferase, which translates to MKINFTEPYGRLYETVEEGDLVIFNFENEYGKIKNMFIKRKIPFHLENKELFDIVTPYGYGGPVIQETTDEEKLLAGYFEDFSKYCQTNDIITEFIRFDIFENTQVRDCYYGDVSLVGNCIVKNLELPIKEDVRKKIFRDARVAKEKGVKISMDQTGEHIDDFLEMYYSTMDRNGADEYYYFKKSFFEQIHETMKNQFLYVFASLDGKVIAATLVLFDEERAFGFLAGTLKEFFNHHPEVMIQLTAMEWLKDKGIEKYILGGGHNGEDGIYMHKKAYARHGEHPFFVGKKVHDPFIYEKLIELRKTLGDFDMETSFFPKYRT; encoded by the coding sequence ATGAAAATTAATTTTACGGAACCTTATGGAAGGTTATACGAAACAGTAGAAGAAGGAGATTTAGTTATTTTTAACTTTGAAAATGAGTATGGAAAAATAAAGAATATGTTTATTAAACGAAAAATCCCATTTCATTTAGAAAATAAAGAGTTGTTTGATATCGTAACCCCTTATGGTTACGGTGGACCGGTTATTCAAGAAACGACAGATGAGGAAAAATTATTGGCTGGCTACTTTGAAGATTTTTCAAAATATTGCCAAACAAATGATATCATTACTGAATTTATTCGTTTTGATATTTTTGAAAATACTCAAGTACGGGATTGTTATTATGGAGATGTCTCACTTGTTGGCAATTGTATCGTAAAGAATTTAGAACTGCCTATAAAAGAAGATGTTCGAAAAAAGATTTTTCGAGATGCAAGAGTAGCTAAAGAAAAAGGTGTAAAAATTAGTATGGATCAAACTGGAGAGCACATTGATGATTTTCTAGAAATGTATTATTCAACAATGGATCGTAACGGAGCAGATGAATACTATTATTTTAAAAAGTCATTTTTTGAACAGATCCATGAAACAATGAAAAATCAATTCTTATATGTATTTGCTAGTCTTGATGGAAAAGTTATTGCGGCAACCTTGGTTTTATTTGATGAAGAAAGAGCATTTGGTTTCTTAGCAGGAACCCTAAAAGAGTTTTTCAATCACCATCCGGAAGTTATGATTCAATTAACGGCTATGGAGTGGTTAAAAGATAAAGGTATTGAAAAATATATTTTAGGTGGCGGTCACAATGGGGAAGATGGAATATACATGCACAAAAAAGCCTATGCAAGACATGGAGAACATCCATTTTTTGTAGGAAAAAAAGTGCATGATCCATTTATTTATGAGAAATTGATAGAACTTCGTAAAACTTTAGGTGATTTCGATATGGAAACTTCTTTTTTTCCAAAGTACAGAACTTGA
- a CDS encoding PTS glucitol/sorbitol transporter subunit IIA, whose protein sequence is MVKSKVIEIGELSTFEDEPVIILFNNTAPIGLREVCIIHEFEETPPKDFLKKGSKMIFAGEEYTIEQIGHVANDTFHELGHISLYFDYDEESEVLPGSAFLSPKNKPILKEGDSIEFIA, encoded by the coding sequence ATGGTTAAATCAAAGGTAATTGAAATTGGAGAATTGTCTACTTTCGAGGATGAGCCGGTAATTATTTTATTCAATAATACTGCTCCAATAGGGTTAAGAGAAGTTTGTATTATTCATGAATTTGAAGAAACTCCTCCAAAAGATTTCTTGAAAAAAGGCAGCAAGATGATCTTTGCTGGGGAAGAATACACTATTGAACAAATTGGACATGTTGCCAATGACACTTTTCACGAATTAGGCCATATATCATTGTATTTTGATTATGATGAAGAGTCTGAAGTTTTACCGGGTTCTGCCTTTCTATCGCCTAAAAACAAACCAATCCTAAAAGAAGGCGATAGTATAGAATTTATAGCCTAA
- the srlA gene encoding PTS glucitol/sorbitol transporter subunit IIC: protein MDFLVRLAEGFSGIFNAGGQNLVGLIVGILPALIVLLTFVNALVAIIGEERVTNFAQKTTKSFILRYTLFPLLAVFFLTNPMCYSFGRFLPEKQKPAFYDSAVSFVHPITGLFPHANAGELFVWTGISSGLTTLGLSITPLAVRYFLVGLVVILLRGIVTELITKAMWKEDRATSSVKA from the coding sequence ATGGATTTTTTGGTTAGACTTGCTGAAGGTTTTTCAGGTATTTTTAATGCTGGAGGCCAAAACCTAGTTGGATTAATTGTTGGTATTCTACCTGCTTTGATTGTTTTGTTAACTTTTGTAAATGCCTTAGTGGCCATTATAGGAGAGGAAAGAGTAACGAATTTCGCTCAAAAAACCACTAAAAGTTTCATCTTACGCTACACCCTTTTCCCTCTACTAGCTGTTTTCTTCTTAACCAACCCGATGTGTTACTCATTTGGACGTTTTTTACCAGAAAAACAAAAACCTGCTTTTTATGATTCAGCCGTTTCTTTTGTTCACCCGATCACGGGACTATTTCCCCATGCGAATGCTGGTGAATTATTTGTTTGGACCGGTATATCTTCTGGACTCACAACATTAGGTCTTTCCATTACACCGCTAGCTGTTCGTTACTTCTTAGTTGGACTTGTAGTAATTTTATTAAGAGGAATTGTTACCGAACTTATCACGAAAGCTATGTGGAAAGAAGATAGAGCAACTTCATCAGTTAAAGCTTAA
- a CDS encoding GNAT family N-acetyltransferase, translating to MIMFNETYHEYFLAEETDFYKYYHNPEIPFFYPCNVLKFKKSPTLEEYMEIERKLMKFQQEMNQDYIYLYAVENTPFSKEIEQYLLSENYSIAGEELLSINPEDFYYSHSNEDVRVELVENNQQLKNYIDFMYQLNLKNGSSFAQKKQVFYVNRFHSPKVQQINAYLNGKVVGTASIILSTEFVEIDHFEVVPTAQHNGVGTEIQKFIMLLANDRKVILVVDKGTDANKMYYHQHYQFSGYQISAFKRFFPFVILDIPQSHPSSTLIS from the coding sequence ATGATAATGTTCAATGAAACTTATCATGAATATTTTTTAGCAGAAGAAACTGATTTTTATAAATATTATCATAACCCAGAAATTCCTTTTTTCTATCCATGTAATGTATTAAAATTCAAAAAATCTCCAACACTTGAGGAATACATGGAAATTGAAAGAAAGCTAATGAAATTTCAACAAGAAATGAATCAAGATTATATCTACCTTTATGCAGTTGAAAATACACCTTTCTCAAAAGAAATAGAGCAGTATTTGTTATCAGAAAACTATAGTATTGCAGGTGAAGAATTACTAAGTATTAACCCCGAAGATTTTTATTATAGCCATTCAAATGAAGACGTTAGGGTTGAGTTAGTCGAAAATAACCAACAATTAAAAAATTATATCGACTTTATGTACCAGTTAAATTTAAAAAATGGCAGTTCGTTTGCTCAGAAAAAGCAAGTCTTTTATGTGAATCGTTTTCATTCACCAAAGGTCCAACAAATCAATGCGTATTTAAATGGAAAGGTTGTAGGAACAGCTAGCATTATTCTATCTACAGAATTTGTTGAAATCGATCACTTTGAAGTAGTCCCCACAGCGCAACACAATGGAGTAGGAACCGAAATTCAAAAATTTATTATGTTGTTAGCAAATGATAGGAAAGTAATATTAGTAGTAGATAAAGGAACAGATGCTAACAAAATGTATTATCATCAACATTACCAATTCAGCGGTTACCAAATTTCAGCATTTAAGCGCTTCTTTCCCTTTGTAATATTAGATATTCCTCAGTCTCACCCTTCCAGTACTTTAATCTCGTAA
- the srlE gene encoding PTS glucitol/sorbitol transporter subunit IIB, whose amino-acid sequence MSQSVKVVKGPNGWGGPLILKETESRKIVASITGGGIHPVAQKIADELGVQAKDGFKEKVAPEEMICAVVDCGGTARAGVYPKLGVMTLNLHATTPSGPLAKYIVEDIYVSGVTVKQISISDSTGSETIEDMRVPYKEDEKKISSVHDQPEPAKGSIVTRLGRGIGGVVGIFYQAGRDTIDMVIKNILPFMAFVSMLVGLITYTGIGDLIATAVKPLAGNVVGMLVLALICSIPILSPVLGPGAVIAQVVGVLLGVEIGNGNIAPALALPALFAINAQAGADFIPVGLTLADAEPYTVEVGVPAVLFSRMITGPAAVLLAWLASFGLY is encoded by the coding sequence ATGAGTCAATCCGTTAAAGTAGTTAAAGGACCAAATGGTTGGGGAGGACCCCTAATTTTAAAAGAAACTGAATCAAGAAAAATTGTTGCTTCTATAACTGGAGGCGGCATCCATCCTGTAGCTCAAAAAATCGCTGATGAGTTGGGCGTACAAGCTAAAGATGGCTTTAAAGAAAAAGTTGCTCCTGAAGAAATGATTTGTGCTGTAGTCGATTGTGGAGGAACTGCTCGTGCTGGTGTTTATCCAAAACTAGGTGTTATGACGTTAAATCTTCACGCTACTACTCCTTCAGGACCGTTAGCAAAATATATTGTTGAAGATATTTATGTATCTGGTGTTACCGTCAAACAAATTTCGATAAGTGACTCTACCGGTTCAGAAACAATAGAGGACATGCGAGTTCCATATAAAGAAGATGAGAAAAAGATTTCTTCCGTACATGACCAGCCTGAACCTGCTAAAGGAAGCATAGTTACACGTCTAGGTCGTGGAATTGGTGGTGTAGTTGGTATTTTTTATCAAGCTGGACGTGACACGATCGATATGGTTATTAAAAACATTCTTCCTTTCATGGCATTCGTTAGTATGTTGGTTGGTTTGATCACTTACACAGGTATTGGGGATTTAATTGCCACAGCCGTTAAACCACTTGCTGGAAATGTTGTCGGAATGCTTGTTTTGGCACTTATTTGTTCCATTCCGATTCTCTCTCCAGTATTAGGACCTGGGGCAGTAATTGCTCAAGTTGTTGGAGTATTGTTAGGAGTTGAAATCGGCAATGGAAATATTGCACCTGCTCTAGCATTACCGGCCCTCTTTGCAATCAATGCTCAAGCTGGTGCAGACTTTATACCCGTTGGTTTAACTCTTGCTGATGCTGAACCTTACACAGTTGAAGTGGGTGTTCCAGCTGTCCTCTTCTCTAGAATGATTACAGGACCAGCAGCCGTATTGCTTGCATGGTTAGCTAGTTTTGGACTTTATTAA
- a CDS encoding sugar transferase yields the protein MTFYYPVKSVIEWIFAGMLFLMVFPILIVLGILIKIEDPTGSVLFIQERVGKNNEIFKMYKLRSMKNPTIINGKELSYDDRMLKIGQFIRKLSLDELPQLINILKGNMSFIGPRPLLVCYLPFYNEAELRRHNVKPGISGWAQVNGRNNVSWEERFALDVEYVGGCSFLFDMKIIFMTIQKVVMRADIVEKEDEYILAFDEYRKKQWEQGQILDNITPLFSKTIPLKATPIMRNKEIKTTELKNSHR from the coding sequence ATGACATTTTATTATCCCGTTAAGTCAGTTATCGAGTGGATTTTTGCTGGCATGTTATTTTTAATGGTTTTCCCTATTTTAATCGTTCTAGGAATCTTAATAAAAATAGAAGATCCCACGGGTTCTGTGTTGTTTATTCAAGAACGAGTAGGAAAAAACAACGAAATATTTAAGATGTACAAATTAAGGAGTATGAAAAATCCAACCATTATCAATGGCAAAGAACTATCTTATGACGATCGGATGTTAAAAATCGGACAATTTATTCGAAAATTAAGTTTAGATGAATTGCCGCAACTTATTAATATTCTAAAAGGAAACATGAGCTTCATTGGTCCTAGACCGTTACTCGTTTGCTATTTGCCTTTTTACAATGAGGCAGAATTGCGTCGTCATAATGTGAAGCCAGGTATTAGTGGCTGGGCACAAGTGAATGGTCGCAACAATGTAAGCTGGGAAGAACGGTTTGCTCTAGATGTAGAATATGTTGGCGGATGCTCATTTTTATTTGATATGAAGATCATCTTTATGACGATTCAAAAAGTAGTAATGAGAGCCGATATTGTTGAAAAAGAAGATGAGTATATTCTAGCTTTTGATGAATACCGTAAAAAACAATGGGAACAGGGGCAGATCTTAGATAATATCACTCCTTTATTTTCTAAAACGATTCCTTTAAAAGCAACACCAATAATGAGAAATAAAGAAATTAAAACGACTGAGTTAAAAAATAGTCATCGCTGA
- a CDS encoding NAD(P)H-dependent oxidoreductase yields MTIYNQLLEREKEGNRIKVGIIGAGQMGSGMISQIATIPGMAVKGISDIYLESGKRAADAYNASANVKEEILVSTDFKEVINSSYVEVIVDATGSTEIGAKIALETLIAKKHLVLLNVEVDITIGPLMHSLYQSAGLVYTGSDGDEPAVTTALYESAKSMGMEVLVAGKGKNNKLRPQANPDSVKQEATDRGMSPHMLTSFADGTKTMAEMNLLSNAIGFLPDTVGMHGIAADLNGTVEKLRTKEDGGILNHYGVVEYVDGIAPGVFVIVKGQNEGVVDELNYMMKKVDDHHILYRPYHLASLETPLTIAKAVLNQDHAIVPLGAPISETVAVAKKDIKAGEKVDGIGGYCVRGVLETHADMSGNGHIPVGLFTGNIIARKDIKNGAFVTEDDVELDKNTTVWKLRQLQNETFAIKVS; encoded by the coding sequence ATGACAATATATAATCAATTACTAGAACGAGAAAAAGAAGGCAATCGCATTAAAGTTGGGATTATCGGAGCGGGTCAAATGGGCTCAGGCATGATTTCTCAAATTGCTACGATTCCAGGTATGGCTGTTAAAGGCATTAGTGATATTTATCTTGAGTCTGGCAAACGGGCAGCTGATGCTTACAACGCTTCTGCTAATGTAAAAGAGGAAATTTTAGTTTCAACTGATTTTAAAGAGGTTATTAACTCTTCTTACGTAGAAGTGATCGTAGATGCAACCGGGTCAACAGAGATTGGTGCTAAAATTGCTTTAGAGACGTTGATCGCAAAAAAACATTTGGTCCTACTAAATGTAGAGGTTGATATTACGATTGGGCCTTTAATGCATTCACTATATCAATCTGCTGGGTTAGTCTACACTGGATCAGATGGAGATGAGCCAGCCGTTACAACAGCTCTGTATGAATCTGCTAAATCAATGGGGATGGAGGTTCTTGTTGCAGGTAAAGGAAAGAATAATAAACTTCGTCCGCAAGCTAATCCTGATTCTGTTAAACAAGAAGCTACTGATCGTGGAATGTCTCCACATATGTTAACGTCATTTGCAGATGGTACTAAAACAATGGCCGAAATGAATTTATTATCAAATGCGATTGGCTTTTTACCAGATACTGTCGGAATGCATGGTATTGCAGCTGATTTAAATGGGACCGTTGAAAAATTAAGAACAAAAGAAGACGGTGGCATATTAAATCATTATGGAGTTGTAGAGTACGTAGATGGAATTGCACCTGGTGTTTTTGTAATCGTAAAAGGTCAAAATGAAGGTGTGGTAGATGAACTAAATTATATGATGAAGAAAGTCGATGATCATCATATTTTATACAGACCTTATCATTTAGCAAGTCTGGAAACCCCTCTAACAATTGCTAAAGCAGTGTTGAATCAAGATCATGCAATTGTTCCATTAGGAGCTCCAATTTCTGAGACTGTTGCTGTTGCAAAAAAAGATATTAAAGCAGGAGAAAAAGTTGATGGAATAGGTGGCTATTGTGTTCGTGGAGTACTAGAAACGCATGCAGACATGTCGGGAAATGGGCATATACCAGTTGGATTATTTACGGGAAATATTATCGCAAGAAAAGATATCAAAAATGGAGCATTTGTCACGGAAGATGACGTTGAACTAGACAAAAATACAACAGTATGGAAATTAAGACAATTACAAAATGAAACATTTGCTATAAAAGTATCATAA
- a CDS encoding GNAT family N-acetyltransferase produces MEINFTEPYGRLYETIEDGELKIFNFENDYGKVKNMFIKRKIPLDLENKVFFDIVTPYGYGGPVIQETSDEKKLLEGYFKAFSNYCQKNDIITEFIRFDLFENTQVRDYFYGDVTLVGKNIVRDLNLPTTKDIRKNILRNAESARKSGIKIILDETGEYIDDFLEVYYSTMKRTGAEDYYYFDKAFFEQIHDTMKDQFIYLHAVLDGKVISTALVLLGKERSFGFLAGTIGDYYSYHPEALVELTTIQWLKDKGLTKYIIGGGHKGEDGIYLHKKGYARNGDHLFYVGKKIHDPIINEKLINLRKSFGNFDTENSFFPKYRI; encoded by the coding sequence ATGGAAATTAATTTCACCGAACCTTACGGAAGGTTATATGAAACAATCGAAGATGGAGAATTAAAAATCTTTAATTTTGAAAATGATTATGGAAAAGTAAAAAATATGTTTATTAAACGAAAAATACCATTAGATTTAGAAAATAAAGTATTTTTTGATATCGTGACACCCTATGGATATGGTGGACCAGTCATTCAGGAAACGAGTGACGAGAAAAAATTGTTGGAAGGATATTTCAAGGCATTTTCCAATTATTGTCAAAAAAATGATATCATCACTGAATTTATTCGATTTGATCTTTTCGAGAATACACAGGTAAGGGATTATTTTTATGGTGATGTAACGTTAGTTGGAAAAAATATAGTAAGAGATTTAAATTTACCAACTACTAAAGATATTCGTAAAAATATTTTACGAAATGCGGAATCGGCTAGAAAAAGCGGTATAAAAATTATTCTTGATGAAACGGGGGAGTACATTGATGATTTCCTAGAAGTTTATTATTCAACAATGAAGCGTACTGGAGCCGAAGATTATTATTACTTTGATAAGGCATTTTTTGAACAGATCCACGATACAATGAAAGATCAATTTATCTATCTTCACGCTGTTTTAGATGGAAAAGTCATTTCAACAGCCCTAGTATTGCTGGGAAAAGAAAGATCATTTGGTTTTCTAGCAGGAACGATTGGAGACTATTACAGTTATCATCCAGAAGCTTTAGTTGAATTGACGACTATCCAATGGTTGAAAGACAAAGGATTAACAAAATACATTATCGGTGGGGGACATAAAGGAGAAGATGGTATCTATCTTCATAAAAAAGGTTATGCAAGAAATGGTGACCATTTATTTTATGTTGGTAAAAAAATACATGATCCGATTATTAACGAAAAATTAATTAACCTCCGCAAATCATTTGGTAATTTTGATACGGAAAACTCTTTTTTTCCAAAGTATAGAATTTAA